From Virgibacillus ihumii, the proteins below share one genomic window:
- a CDS encoding sigma-54 interaction domain-containing protein, whose translation MYFPTFLNLRKMLNENFVLLDDESLAKHEVKSNVKAEYPKQVFLKDKEEHIQCLTYSENRVHYLPCAVTSVDKEMSHIINVLEEYPYTLVKNSEEQLLGYITSQELSKKLYTSYQYLYKYISTILETIDESCTVIDSDKNVLAWTKGAEQVFSIKQEEILGNPITDFFNPEHLELLNTLKDGTSVYHNQHKARDKQVVLINSNPVYFEKEIIGAVVSETDITSQIKLNQELYDATERLFHLEKEVNKLTSTDNPFIQIRGNSKPLRKTIQKFKKAASTDANILIYGESGVGKEMFAKAVHAMRENENAPFVAINCGAIPEPLFESEIFGYEKGAFSGASQKGKKGKVELAKGGTLLLDEIGEMPLDMQVKMLRLLQENRFYSVGGTKEKEGDFRLVAATNQDLEALVKEGKFREDLYYRLNVVSIEVPPLRKRHEDIIELTHYFLNEISIKYHRPIHGISQEVMQALLQYQWPGNIRELKNVVERLIVFSENGDIKLDDLPFEPKTGNGVNGSHKISSENNGRSLNERLQEVEKEILAKELDKVNGNKAVCAENLQITRATLYNRLKKLGLK comes from the coding sequence ATGTACTTTCCTACTTTTTTAAATCTAAGAAAAATGCTTAATGAAAATTTTGTCCTGCTGGATGACGAGAGTCTGGCAAAACATGAAGTAAAGTCGAATGTAAAAGCGGAATATCCGAAACAGGTTTTTCTAAAAGATAAAGAGGAACATATTCAATGTCTCACATATTCAGAAAACCGAGTACACTATTTACCATGTGCAGTAACTTCGGTTGATAAGGAAATGAGTCATATCATTAATGTGCTGGAGGAGTATCCGTATACGCTTGTAAAGAATAGTGAAGAGCAGCTGCTGGGATATATAACGTCACAGGAACTTTCAAAAAAATTATACACTTCCTATCAATATCTGTATAAATATATTTCCACCATTTTGGAAACCATTGATGAATCCTGCACCGTCATTGACAGTGATAAAAACGTTTTAGCCTGGACAAAAGGGGCGGAACAAGTTTTTTCAATTAAACAGGAAGAAATATTAGGGAACCCGATTACCGATTTTTTCAATCCGGAACATTTAGAGCTGTTGAATACATTGAAGGATGGTACCTCGGTTTATCATAACCAGCATAAAGCGCGGGATAAACAAGTAGTGTTAATTAACTCCAATCCAGTTTATTTTGAGAAGGAAATTATAGGAGCGGTCGTTTCGGAGACAGATATAACAAGCCAAATTAAGTTGAATCAGGAATTGTATGATGCCACTGAACGATTGTTTCACTTGGAAAAAGAGGTAAATAAATTAACTTCTACCGATAATCCGTTTATTCAAATTCGCGGTAACAGCAAGCCTCTGCGTAAAACGATTCAAAAGTTCAAAAAGGCAGCGTCTACCGATGCAAACATTCTGATTTATGGTGAAAGCGGAGTCGGAAAAGAAATGTTTGCAAAAGCAGTTCATGCAATGCGCGAAAATGAAAATGCCCCATTTGTGGCAATTAACTGTGGTGCAATTCCGGAACCGTTGTTTGAGAGTGAAATTTTCGGCTATGAGAAAGGCGCCTTTTCCGGAGCAAGTCAAAAGGGGAAGAAGGGAAAGGTGGAACTGGCCAAAGGAGGGACGCTGCTTCTTGATGAAATTGGCGAAATGCCATTGGATATGCAGGTGAAGATGCTCCGTCTGTTGCAGGAAAACAGGTTTTATTCAGTAGGAGGAACGAAGGAAAAAGAAGGTGACTTCAGGCTGGTAGCTGCAACCAATCAGGATTTAGAGGCATTGGTTAAAGAAGGCAAATTTAGAGAGGATCTGTATTATCGGCTGAATGTCGTAAGTATTGAGGTGCCGCCGCTAAGAAAACGACATGAAGACATAATCGAGTTAACCCATTATTTTTTAAATGAAATTTCGATCAAATATCATCGGCCGATTCACGGCATATCACAAGAAGTTATGCAAGCGCTGCTCCAATATCAGTGGCCGGGCAACATTCGGGAATTAAAAAATGTTGTGGAACGGCTCATTGTTTTTTCGGAGAATGGCGATATAAAATTGGACGACTTACCTTTTGAGCCAAAAACGGGCAATGGAGTGAACGGAAGTCACAAAATTTCTTCTGAAAACAATGGACGTTCATTAAATGAGCGGCTGCAGGAAGTTGAAAAGGAAATACTTGCAAAAGAATTGGACAAGGTGAATGGGAATAAAGCCGTCTGTGCTGAAAATCTGCAAATAACCAGAGCGACGCTTTATAATCGGTTAAAAAAGTTGGGATTAAAATAA
- the nhaC gene encoding Na+/H+ antiporter NhaC — protein sequence MYEVFLVLIVFLLIMSLSVAVFSIPIQLGLFATWFIIIGLGLKLKHSYQDLQDSIMKGIYNGLEATLILFTVGALIGTWIAGGIVPSLIYYGLQILNPTIFLVAAMIICAITSLATGTSFGTAGTAGIAMMGIGASFGIPLPLVAGSVISGAYVGDKLSPLSDTTNLTASLSKVNVIEHVKGMIPVSIPTLLITGILFTLVGFFYVNHDGDLSQAQAVEAALSETFNIHWYILIPAAVVIALLAMGKPAIPVISLGALLGAVWAALFQGMTAVAAIKTAYNGVVDISSGVEFIDSLLNSGGIVSMLGVIALILMALGLGGLLDQVGILRAFSNLFEGWVKESTGRLTLATMFSGFLGNLFGSAAYVSNITGTKMTEDLYDDRNIDRRVLSRNTEGGGTVTTPMVPWSDGGIYMSTVLGVSTLAYLPFLWFGFVGIAITIFYGYMGWFFFNSDKKKGKSDHKSA from the coding sequence ATGTATGAAGTGTTTCTTGTATTGATTGTATTTCTACTAATTATGTCCTTGTCTGTCGCTGTCTTTTCTATACCAATTCAATTGGGTTTGTTTGCAACATGGTTTATTATCATCGGACTGGGGTTGAAATTGAAGCATTCCTACCAGGATTTACAAGATTCGATTATGAAAGGGATCTATAATGGGCTTGAAGCAACACTTATCCTATTTACCGTTGGTGCACTAATTGGAACCTGGATCGCCGGGGGAATTGTCCCTTCATTGATATATTACGGATTACAAATTTTAAATCCGACTATCTTTCTGGTGGCCGCAATGATTATTTGTGCGATTACATCCCTTGCTACCGGTACATCGTTTGGGACTGCGGGTACGGCCGGGATTGCCATGATGGGAATAGGGGCCAGTTTTGGCATTCCATTACCTTTAGTGGCGGGTTCCGTTATATCCGGTGCATATGTTGGCGATAAATTGTCTCCATTGTCAGACACCACCAATTTAACCGCATCACTTTCAAAAGTAAATGTAATTGAACATGTAAAAGGAATGATTCCCGTCAGTATTCCGACATTACTAATCACTGGCATTCTTTTTACACTTGTCGGGTTCTTTTACGTTAATCATGATGGAGATTTATCACAAGCTCAGGCTGTAGAGGCGGCGTTAAGTGAAACGTTTAATATTCATTGGTATATTTTGATTCCGGCTGCTGTTGTTATCGCATTACTCGCAATGGGAAAACCAGCCATTCCGGTCATTTCGCTGGGGGCACTTCTTGGTGCTGTATGGGCAGCATTATTCCAGGGGATGACTGCCGTTGCAGCAATTAAAACTGCTTATAATGGTGTTGTTGATATTTCTTCCGGTGTTGAATTTATTGATTCGCTGCTGAACTCCGGCGGCATTGTGTCCATGCTTGGCGTTATTGCACTTATTTTAATGGCACTTGGTTTAGGTGGACTGCTTGATCAGGTGGGGATACTGCGTGCATTCAGTAATTTATTTGAAGGATGGGTTAAAGAAAGTACTGGTAGACTAACACTTGCAACAATGTTTTCTGGATTCCTAGGTAACCTATTTGGAAGTGCTGCCTATGTATCCAATATTACAGGAACAAAAATGACTGAAGACCTGTATGACGACAGGAATATAGACCGCCGTGTATTGTCACGGAATACAGAAGGCGGCGGAACCGTTACAACTCCAATGGTACCTTGGTCAGATGGCGGGATTTATATGTCGACAGTGCTTGGTGTTTCGACGCTTGCTTACCTGCCATTCCTGTGGTTCGGTTTTGTCGGAATTGCTATTACGATTTTTTATGGATATATGGGCTGGTTCTTTTTTAATTCAGATAAAAAGAAAGGGAAATCAGATCATAAATCTGCATAA
- a CDS encoding NAD(P)/FAD-dependent oxidoreductase, giving the protein MKNAIHQDIVIIGGGIMGGAIAHYCAKAGLDAAVLEKKELASGTSSRCDGNILAIDKDPGFDSQMSLKSQQLVHELHQELDIDFEYRNPGSILVCENDNEMDAASKWVQQQQDAGLDFSMLDREDLWNESKYFADDLYGGLECKTDSTVNPYMLTYALFHSAEQNGTSIYTHTEVKNVSKDSDGQFVIETNQNTFTAKKVVNACGVWAPAIGEMLGVNIPIKPRKGQLIVASRERPVGLRKVMEFGYLISKFGGERMVDAMTEKYGVALVFEPTESQNFLIGSSREFNGFDLNVNQDVTRYIAKRAVRFYPKMADMTVIRTYAGLRPWTADHLPIVSHVDEVPGFYIAAGHEGDGISLAAITGKIIEEMISEKELSIPIEALRHSRFTERVLS; this is encoded by the coding sequence TTGAAGAACGCAATACATCAAGACATTGTAATCATAGGCGGGGGAATTATGGGAGGGGCGATTGCCCACTATTGTGCAAAAGCAGGCCTCGACGCAGCTGTTCTGGAAAAAAAAGAACTGGCAAGCGGAACCTCTTCCCGATGTGATGGAAACATCCTGGCAATTGATAAAGATCCCGGTTTCGACAGTCAAATGTCGCTTAAAAGCCAGCAATTGGTTCATGAATTACATCAGGAACTGGACATTGACTTTGAGTACCGAAATCCCGGAAGTATTCTCGTTTGTGAAAACGATAATGAAATGGATGCTGCCAGTAAGTGGGTGCAGCAGCAACAGGATGCAGGTCTGGATTTTAGTATGCTGGACCGGGAAGATTTATGGAACGAATCAAAATACTTCGCTGATGACTTGTATGGGGGCCTGGAATGCAAAACAGACTCCACCGTTAATCCGTATATGCTGACATATGCCTTGTTCCATAGTGCAGAACAAAATGGGACCAGCATTTATACACATACCGAAGTAAAAAACGTCTCCAAAGACAGCGATGGACAATTTGTGATTGAAACGAATCAAAACACTTTTACAGCCAAAAAGGTGGTTAATGCCTGCGGTGTCTGGGCGCCAGCAATTGGTGAAATGCTCGGGGTAAATATCCCTATCAAACCGAGAAAAGGCCAATTAATTGTAGCCTCCAGAGAACGGCCTGTGGGACTTCGGAAAGTCATGGAATTCGGCTATCTGATTTCAAAGTTCGGCGGAGAACGAATGGTCGATGCCATGACAGAAAAATATGGTGTTGCCTTAGTATTTGAACCGACCGAAAGCCAAAATTTTCTCATTGGTAGCAGCCGGGAATTTAACGGATTTGATCTTAATGTAAATCAGGATGTGACACGTTACATTGCCAAAAGAGCTGTGCGATTCTATCCGAAAATGGCCGATATGACGGTAATTAGAACATATGCCGGACTTAGGCCATGGACGGCGGATCATCTGCCGATTGTTTCACATGTTGATGAAGTACCAGGTTTTTATATAGCAGCTGGTCATGAAGGAGACGGCATCAGTCTGGCAGCCATTACCGGAAAAATAATCGAGGAAATGATATCCGAAAAAGAACTGTCGATTCCAATTGAAGCATTACGCCACAGCCGGTTTACAGAAAGGGTGTTGAGTTAA
- a CDS encoding M24 family metallopeptidase yields MEKINKLRDQFDDLGIDGILITNDQNRRYMTGFTGTAGIVLISKSEAKLITDFRYVDQAKTQAKDFEIVLHEKRTIDEIDKQVASSNITRLGFEENHVTYGMFKKFNEHIHAKLVPTTEVIEEFRMVKSEDEINAIQKAADIADETFSRIIDYIRPGVTEMDVNHELESIMRKLGAASSAFDIIVASGIRSSLPHGVASDKEIEKGDMVTLDFGSYYQGYRSDITRTVAVGKPDSELEKIYSVVREALSRGAEGLKPNITAPEVDALPRDYITAQGYGDYFGHGTGHGIGLDIHEEPFFSKSSDKVTRPGMVVTIEPGIYIPDLGGVRIENDYVVTSEGNEALSKSTTELIVL; encoded by the coding sequence ATGGAAAAGATTAATAAACTAAGAGATCAATTTGATGATTTGGGGATCGACGGTATTCTGATTACCAACGATCAAAACCGCCGATACATGACCGGTTTTACTGGAACAGCCGGCATTGTACTTATCTCAAAATCAGAAGCTAAACTGATCACCGACTTTCGTTATGTAGATCAGGCAAAGACACAAGCTAAGGATTTTGAAATTGTTTTACATGAAAAAAGAACAATTGATGAAATTGATAAACAGGTCGCTTCCTCGAATATTACAAGACTCGGCTTTGAGGAAAATCATGTAACCTATGGCATGTTCAAAAAGTTTAATGAACATATTCATGCGAAGTTAGTTCCAACAACAGAGGTAATTGAAGAATTTCGGATGGTAAAAAGCGAAGATGAGATCAACGCCATCCAAAAAGCCGCTGACATTGCAGATGAAACTTTTTCCCGGATTATAGACTATATTCGTCCCGGAGTCACAGAGATGGATGTTAATCATGAGTTGGAATCCATCATGCGAAAACTCGGAGCCGCGTCCTCTGCTTTTGACATTATCGTTGCTTCCGGAATCCGCTCTTCTTTACCGCATGGTGTAGCCAGTGACAAAGAAATTGAAAAGGGAGACATGGTCACACTTGATTTCGGGTCTTATTATCAGGGCTATCGCTCAGACATCACCAGGACGGTAGCTGTTGGCAAACCGGATAGTGAGCTGGAAAAGATTTATTCTGTTGTCCGGGAGGCTTTATCACGTGGAGCGGAAGGGTTGAAACCGAATATAACTGCGCCTGAAGTTGATGCGTTGCCCCGTGATTACATTACTGCACAAGGATATGGTGACTATTTCGGACATGGCACTGGCCACGGCATTGGGCTGGACATTCATGAAGAACCTTTCTTCTCCAAAAGTTCTGATAAGGTGACCAGGCCTGGCATGGTCGTCACAATCGAACCCGGTATCTATATCCCTGATCTTGGCGGAGTGAGAATCGAAAACGACTATGTCGTGACATCTGAAGGCAATGAGGCACTCTCCAAATCAACAACGGAGTTAATCGTACTGTAA
- a CDS encoding (2Fe-2S)-binding protein, protein MSQRIEDHPVLGAIKEKDYVSFTFNDKQYKGLKHESLAAALLANGIRTLRHHEENGTPRGIYCNIGHCFECRVTVDGKQGVRACLTPLQEGMIVKSGGKLPTPVRDWRTDHE, encoded by the coding sequence ATGAGTCAGCGAATAGAAGATCACCCGGTACTTGGTGCAATAAAGGAAAAGGATTATGTTTCTTTTACATTTAATGACAAACAATACAAGGGGTTGAAACACGAATCACTTGCCGCTGCACTTCTTGCAAATGGTATACGTACGCTTCGCCATCACGAGGAAAACGGTACACCAAGAGGGATATATTGTAATATTGGGCATTGTTTTGAATGCAGGGTTACGGTTGATGGTAAACAAGGTGTTCGCGCCTGCCTGACACCTTTACAAGAAGGAATGATCGTGAAAAGCGGCGGAAAACTCCCCACGCCTGTAAGAGATTGGAGGACTGATCATGAATGA
- a CDS encoding peptide ABC transporter substrate-binding protein, translated as MKKKARSLFILAVTLLLITFLYACSGNDSEGSTNNNQENDQSKPANNSQPALAEDQVLNLTSSADFTSLDPHHASDAPSFDALYQIRSGLVTLDKNGEVVPDMAASLPKVSKDGTVYTFTLRDDIVWSNGDPVTAQDFVYSWQREVDPETAGEYAFIYISANIKNAAEIRDKNSSMYGDREKVGIQAVSDRKLKITLEKPTPYFLDLLTFPPFYPLNQEFVEKQGDKFAMEPENMLFNGPFKLQKWNHGVGWTFVKNEKYWNADQVTLEKVNYKVLKQQNTAVNVYKSGSLDFLKLSSDYIQLFEDSGELHTGELTAEINFIRLNQQHEALANENIRDAIYNSINREGLVDVLVKTGAEPARYVVPKNFATGPDGKDFRAKNPSINKMSLEEAQQSWKKGLQEIGKEKVEIGLMIGDTDTNATIAEFYANQMEENLPGLTVTINRQPYQSHLELEGNRKYDMSKWGWLPDYRDPMTFLDLWVTGAPFNRTGYSNPEFDALIKKAKNLGNKPKKRWELLQKAEKILLEDAAIVPTHQAASAYVKKPYVKDIIVRNYGPTVDWTYARVLKH; from the coding sequence ATGAAAAAGAAAGCAAGGTCACTATTTATTCTGGCCGTCACACTCTTGTTAATCACTTTCCTTTACGCATGCAGCGGGAATGATTCAGAGGGCAGCACAAACAACAATCAGGAAAATGATCAATCCAAGCCCGCTAATAACAGCCAGCCTGCCCTGGCTGAGGATCAAGTCTTAAATCTGACGTCTTCGGCTGATTTTACTTCACTTGACCCGCATCACGCTTCAGATGCGCCATCATTTGATGCTCTGTATCAAATTCGATCGGGATTGGTCACGCTGGATAAAAACGGGGAAGTTGTTCCTGATATGGCTGCCTCATTACCAAAGGTCAGTAAGGATGGGACCGTTTATACATTTACGTTAAGGGATGATATCGTCTGGTCAAATGGGGATCCTGTAACAGCACAGGACTTCGTGTATTCGTGGCAAAGAGAAGTTGATCCGGAAACAGCAGGTGAATACGCGTTCATCTATATATCAGCCAATATCAAAAATGCAGCTGAAATTCGGGATAAAAACAGTAGCATGTACGGCGATAGAGAAAAAGTTGGCATTCAGGCTGTCAGTGATCGTAAATTGAAAATTACACTTGAAAAACCAACTCCTTACTTCCTAGACTTATTAACATTTCCGCCTTTTTATCCGTTAAATCAGGAATTTGTGGAAAAACAAGGCGATAAATTCGCCATGGAACCGGAAAACATGCTTTTCAACGGACCTTTTAAGTTACAAAAATGGAATCATGGCGTTGGCTGGACATTTGTCAAAAATGAAAAATATTGGAATGCTGATCAAGTCACACTGGAAAAAGTGAACTATAAAGTTTTAAAACAGCAAAACACCGCAGTAAATGTATATAAATCCGGCAGTCTCGATTTTTTAAAACTAAGCTCTGACTATATTCAGCTCTTCGAAGACAGCGGTGAACTCCATACAGGTGAACTAACAGCGGAGATTAACTTTATTCGATTAAACCAACAGCATGAGGCACTCGCAAATGAAAATATTCGTGATGCCATTTATAATTCCATTAACCGGGAAGGGCTCGTGGACGTCTTGGTGAAAACGGGTGCAGAGCCTGCCAGATATGTGGTACCGAAAAACTTTGCTACAGGACCGGATGGGAAAGATTTTCGTGCAAAGAACCCATCAATTAATAAAATGTCATTGGAAGAAGCGCAACAATCCTGGAAAAAAGGACTTCAGGAAATCGGCAAAGAAAAAGTGGAAATCGGATTGATGATTGGTGATACAGATACAAACGCAACAATAGCCGAATTTTACGCCAATCAAATGGAAGAAAACTTACCAGGACTGACGGTAACCATCAACAGGCAGCCTTACCAATCACATTTGGAGCTTGAAGGAAACAGAAAATATGATATGTCAAAATGGGGATGGCTGCCGGATTATCGCGATCCTATGACATTTCTTGATTTATGGGTTACAGGCGCTCCCTTCAACCGGACAGGATACTCCAATCCGGAGTTTGATGCACTGATTAAGAAAGCCAAAAACCTCGGTAATAAACCAAAAAAACGCTGGGAATTGCTGCAAAAAGCAGAAAAAATCCTATTGGAGGATGCAGCAATTGTACCAACCCATCAAGCTGCATCGGCCTATGTCAAGAAGCCTTATGTTAAAGATATAATTGTCCGGAATTATGGTCCGACAGTTGACTGGACATATGCCCGTGTCCTGAAGCATTAA
- a CDS encoding NAD(P)/FAD-dependent oxidoreductase: MNDVIIIGAGPAGLSAAITCAKKGLAPLVIDEYFKPGGRLLGQLYEEPNGFWWNGIKESESLYQHAIDLDVAINLNTSVNNIEKQGEYWVVYTEKNTLYAAHLLLATGAAESPIPVPGWTLPGVMSVGAAQVMTNVHRVKPGNRGVIIGVNVLSAAIAMELQLAGVEVASLTLPKMNKMTQSAAQPKEVMDSLLHVSHMAPSTVVRNGSKLMKNEFMKKIGVAFYPKKGFKMWDIPIQLRKAVIEICGDETVTGVKLATIDANGDVVEGSEEHLTCDFVCIAGGLYPLAELAAVAGCPFYLVEELGGYIPIHNEYMETPLEQLYVAGNITGIEGAKVAMKQGITAGLSIAKQAGVSGLTQELNHALQLTEQTRDSAYIQFHPDVKKGRKVIQEQWEAITGTVLNK; the protein is encoded by the coding sequence ATGAATGATGTTATTATAATCGGGGCTGGTCCCGCGGGCTTGTCGGCGGCAATTACGTGCGCTAAAAAAGGATTGGCTCCCCTGGTAATAGATGAATATTTTAAACCGGGTGGAAGACTGCTTGGACAATTGTATGAAGAGCCAAATGGATTTTGGTGGAACGGGATAAAGGAGTCTGAAAGTCTATATCAACATGCAATCGACTTAGACGTTGCGATTAATTTAAATACCTCGGTTAATAACATCGAAAAACAGGGTGAGTATTGGGTTGTTTATACCGAAAAAAATACGCTATATGCAGCTCATCTGTTGTTGGCAACAGGCGCCGCCGAATCCCCAATTCCGGTTCCAGGCTGGACACTCCCAGGCGTGATGTCAGTCGGTGCTGCCCAAGTGATGACAAATGTTCATCGGGTGAAACCGGGAAATCGTGGTGTCATCATTGGAGTGAATGTTCTGTCTGCCGCCATTGCGATGGAATTGCAGCTTGCCGGGGTGGAAGTGGCCAGTCTTACATTGCCTAAAATGAATAAAATGACCCAAAGTGCAGCACAGCCCAAGGAGGTAATGGATTCCCTTCTTCATGTTTCGCATATGGCCCCGTCAACTGTTGTTCGTAATGGCAGTAAATTAATGAAAAATGAATTTATGAAAAAGATTGGTGTCGCATTTTATCCGAAGAAAGGATTTAAAATGTGGGATATTCCCATTCAGCTTCGAAAAGCCGTCATTGAGATTTGTGGTGACGAAACCGTTACTGGCGTTAAACTGGCAACGATTGATGCAAATGGAGATGTGGTTGAAGGCAGTGAGGAACATCTAACATGTGATTTTGTTTGCATTGCCGGCGGGTTGTACCCGTTAGCTGAATTAGCTGCGGTTGCCGGGTGTCCGTTTTATTTAGTGGAGGAGTTAGGTGGATATATTCCAATACACAATGAATATATGGAAACACCACTTGAGCAATTATACGTGGCTGGTAATATTACTGGCATTGAAGGTGCTAAGGTAGCCATGAAACAGGGGATAACGGCAGGTCTTTCGATAGCAAAGCAAGCTGGCGTTTCCGGTTTAACTCAAGAACTTAACCATGCCTTACAGTTGACTGAGCAAACGAGAGACAGTGCTTACATTCAGTTTCATCCCGATGTGAAGAAAGGAAGAAAAGTTATTCAGGAACAGTGGGAAGCAATCACTGGTACAGTGTTGAATAAATGA
- a CDS encoding (2Fe-2S)-binding protein, protein MTEKDVVVCRCEEVTYQELIETASKYNCSARELKLRTRASMGYCGGRTCRSLVDKVASEAESKKRNQISLKYQPPVRPIHFGDLGRVEE, encoded by the coding sequence TTGACAGAAAAAGATGTGGTTGTTTGCAGATGTGAAGAAGTCACCTATCAGGAATTAATCGAAACTGCTTCCAAATATAATTGCTCTGCACGAGAGCTAAAGCTTCGAACAAGGGCATCAATGGGATACTGCGGCGGAAGAACATGCCGGAGTTTAGTTGATAAAGTTGCATCGGAAGCCGAAAGTAAAAAACGTAATCAAATATCTCTGAAGTATCAGCCGCCAGTTCGTCCGATCCATTTTGGCGATTTAGGGAGGGTGGAAGAATGA
- a CDS encoding proline racemase family protein yields MDFNRIISTVDLHVAGEPLRIITSGIPPIKGGTQPEKRSYCIKHLDDLRKTLMNEPRGHHGMYGCIITPPATEQADFGVLFIHNEGWSTMCGHGIIAVVTMVIETGHFTVEGNQRKFTIDSPAGQVVAYARCEGQRVIDVSFENVASFVYEKDFPVDIDGKAFTVDIVFGGAFYAIIDSAELKLQLDNASLPNLQSLGMKIKHNIEANLDVKHPLQEDLNGIYGVIFSGNPTNKEADLKNVTIFADHQIDRSPCGTGTSARVALLYANGELKKGEPFVHESITGGVFQSEVLSETEVESFEAVKPKISGTASITAFNQFVVDERDIMPEGFLL; encoded by the coding sequence TTGGACTTTAATCGAATTATTTCGACTGTTGATCTACATGTCGCGGGAGAACCGTTACGGATTATCACAAGTGGTATTCCGCCAATCAAAGGCGGGACACAACCGGAGAAAAGATCCTATTGTATAAAACACCTGGATGACCTTCGGAAAACGTTAATGAACGAGCCGAGGGGCCACCATGGAATGTATGGGTGCATCATTACGCCGCCAGCAACAGAGCAAGCCGATTTTGGTGTATTGTTTATACATAATGAGGGTTGGAGTACCATGTGCGGTCACGGTATTATTGCGGTCGTTACGATGGTAATTGAAACCGGACATTTTACAGTGGAGGGGAATCAGCGAAAATTTACTATCGACAGTCCTGCTGGCCAAGTAGTTGCCTATGCACGGTGTGAAGGTCAACGAGTAATAGATGTTTCATTTGAAAATGTAGCTTCTTTTGTTTATGAAAAAGATTTCCCAGTAGATATAGATGGGAAGGCATTTACTGTTGATATTGTATTTGGTGGGGCTTTTTACGCGATTATTGATAGTGCTGAACTAAAATTACAGCTGGATAATGCATCTTTGCCGAACTTGCAGTCACTAGGTATGAAAATAAAACATAATATCGAAGCAAATTTGGATGTTAAGCACCCGCTTCAGGAAGATTTAAATGGAATTTACGGTGTTATTTTTTCGGGAAATCCCACCAATAAAGAAGCTGATTTAAAAAATGTAACCATATTTGCCGATCATCAAATTGATCGTTCCCCGTGTGGCACGGGGACAAGTGCCAGAGTAGCATTATTGTATGCAAACGGTGAATTAAAAAAAGGTGAACCTTTTGTTCATGAAAGTATTACGGGTGGTGTATTTCAAAGTGAAGTGCTGTCTGAAACGGAAGTGGAGTCATTCGAAGCTGTCAAACCGAAGATATCAGGTACAGCGAGCATCACCGCTTTCAATCAATTTGTAGTAGACGAGAGGGACATTATGCCGGAAGGGTTTTTACTATAA